GAGTTGGTGGATGACCCAAAGTCACCCTTAATAGTGCAAGCTAACAAAACCTTCCACTGTAAATCATTATACTGCACATGTGATTCTGCCTTAGGTCTTACGTAACTGCTATCCATGTTATGTGTTGTTATTTTCAAGTCCAGTATATCCATTAGTATTTTAAACCTCGATTTCTTGGTAAAATCTTTTGAGGATACACATTTCCTTGGAATCATCAGTATTTTTTTTTGGCAGGGATGAGTGTGATAAGATGATAGAGCTAATAAAATCACGAGTTACAGATTCTACATTTCCTGAAGCCCGTGAGTATGGATTGCCAGAAGAAATCCCAAGTAGGAATGCAGGCATTGGACATGACTTCACAGGAGCTTGGCGCTCCTTTAGCCGTGATCGGAGATTCCCTAAATCAGTTCAATTCTCTAGTATGGGACCTGGTAGTTTTTCTCCTGGCTCTCCACTCCAAGCATCACCTGAGCTATGCACTGCAGCAGTTACGGAAGCAAAGAGATGGTTGGAAGAGAAAAGGCAGGGGCAAGGTTTAAAGCCTGAAGAAAATGGAACATGCACATTGAACACTGATATGCTAAGTTCTGTGAGTATAAATATCTATTCCTTCTATTCTTTATAAAccattttgtttttttttcttattgGCAAAACCAACTGCTGGTTTTGTTTGGATAAGTTGATGCTTACTTTTATGGATCACTTATGCAGGTCATTGACTCTGACATGGGTTCTCCAGTTGATTTAGCGAAATCATACATGCAATCATTACCTCCTTGGCAGTCCCCTCTCTTAGGCATTCAGACGTTTAATACATCGCGCTCCAAATACTCTACCTTGTTAGCAGAGGTAATACAAGATATTTTATGCTGGGTCACTGATGTAAATATGGCAGTTCATTAAATGCACGTCCTAGGCTTTTGTGGCAATATTTTTATAATCTGTGATTTATGGCTAGTTTCAGAAAATCACATGCGCTTATAAGACTGATTAATTTTGTACAGCTTTTTATATGACCATCAGCACTTAAATTATTGATGCATTGCTATATTGATCTGTATTTCATAGTCTTGAATGAAATGTGATGGGAGTTGCTACTGGCCACATTTCATTATATGTCCTTCTGAAATTTTTATATGATAAAATTCCCGTGTTGTCTGTGAACTGTATTTCATAAGATTTCTGAGCTGAGGAAAATTGACTGAAGTTGGTAAAGCAAAACGCATGACAGTATGGCAGGAAAATAGCGTGTTTTGTGATGCAGGCTTTCCTTTTCTTAATCATTATCATGCTGGACACCTGTCTGGTAGATGCTGTCTCAATTATGTTGGCATATTCACTTCTAAACAATGATTTTACCTTTGTAAAGGTACCCGCAAAGGAGGACTACCTTTCCAACTTTTGGGAAAAATTGGAGGAATCACGAAGAGCCCGCATTGGATCATCTGGAGGTTCTGCAGATGCTCCTAAATTCTGGAATTATAGTTCTACTTCTTCCAGATTATTTGAGAATGATACCTCTATATTCTCATCGGGTGCTGATGAAAAAGTTGGCGAGCCTACCAAAACCAATAATGGTGAAACTTCTTTACACTTTTGGGCTCCCTTTTACTTCAAAATCACTCAGGCTGAATGCTTTGTTTTTTCATATATTTTCTACTGATGCTTCACCTCCGCTTACATGATTGCACTCTTCAACTGTGAGCAACTGATTTGTTATATGCTAACTTCAGGGTCTGAAAAAGTTGCAGCAACAGAACCAGTTAGTGGGTGCCCCATACCTGTCACGCCAACTGAAGATAGAATTGATGTGAGCAATTCATGATTTCTACTGTATGTTAGTGTTGCATTAGTTGTACATTTGGGCTCAGTTTGATATTAGCTCAGTACTTTGTTGTCAGTACCAACATGCCCTACATAGCGATGGCTTATAATGTACTAAAAGAGCATGTGATTCCTTAATCTTCCAAAAAGAGTAAATTCTAGCCAAAGTCCATCTCAAGCTTGATACATTGCCCTAGCTGCTTGCACTATCGATATACATGATAACTTATAGTTTCCCTACGTGTATTTACTTTAATTTGAATATACTTGACTCTCTTTTGTTGACAATGAAGATGTCAATGCTGAAAAATGCATTTGTTCTTTGACCTCAAAAACTTTATCTGTAGCTTGTTTCACAATTACATCTTTTATTTATCAGTGCATTCTTGTTGTCCTAAGGGTATTGGTGAACCTGTGGACCTTGCAAAGGACAAGGGGAATGCACCTGAAGAATACCATGCTGCATCTGAAATTCAACCAGGTATAATCTCCTTGTCCAGTTGTCCTACTCCTGCCTGTGGTTATCTAACAGCATTCTGACCAGTTTTTAACCATGTGTTAATCTTATGTAGCAATTGTAGAATTTGACGTATTCTATTGTATTACGCGTGCAGATAAAGTAGCAGAGGGGAACAATGCGTCTTCCACAAGGTCAGTTTTTGCATAAAAAATATGCTTAGTTATTAAATCACTTTTGCTGCAGTTCACAATCAGTTATAAGCTTAGCTTGTGGAACTAAGTGTCACCAGCAACATTAGTTATAAGCTTGTAGATTAAGTACTTCTAATATGTGCTTAGCAGTATATTGTTTACCTGCGTTATTATGTCCTGAAATTATTTTTAGAAGCTGATTTTGTACCTCCGTTCTGAATGGATGTTTCTTATGTCTCAGATTTACAAAGGATGCTACTGACCACAGTGATGTTAAAGCCCCCATTGCCGAACCAAATATAGATATCAACTCAGCTTCAGGTATTCAAGGATATTTCTTGCTGACATAAATCTTGATTATAGTTTATCTTTTGCTCCATTTAATTTTTTGGTTAAGTCAGTTTGGTATTGTCTGGGCTCTGAGCTCCCATTAACTTTTCTCTACTGTGCTAATGAACTGATATAGCTAGAGAAGTTGTTGAGTTTCAGCGATTTTATTCTTGTTGCTAGATTAGACCAAGCTTTAATGCTTGTTTTGTGCTGTTGCATGGTAATAGTCACAACCATTCTGTTGCATTAGGTTTTGCAAAGGCAAAGGCCAAATCTAAGTAACCAAAATATCAACCTTGGCCGTATTTCGCAGCCAGCACCAGCATTTGATTGGTTTAGTGGCAAGTGTAAGTATCATTCATCAGTTATTAGTACTACAGGCGATTTCGGGCCCACAATTTGCCAAAATGGCTTGTGGTTATAGAGCTGTAATGGCATTGCTCAGTAACCATAAGACAACCATGAGGCTCAAGGAAAGACATGTTACTGTTGCCAACCAGCAAATGCCGGTTTCTGTTGGAATGCCACTACACAAACCGGCATGGGGCAACTTCTATTCAGAAAATGGCAACTCCTAGTACAGGTTTTAAATGGGTTTTACAACCATTGGTTCTTTCTACAGAAACTACGTGATAGGTTTTTGCCCCGGTCCCTCCTCGAAATCTCTACTTTTTTCGGTCTATTATAAACTAACATGTACTATTATGCTTATGATTGTGCAAGCTTTTCCGGAACCCATAGCGAAGGATGCAGGTCCCCCAATCCGGACCCGAATGAATGGGTCGACCAAGAAAACATCTGTGAATGGGTAACCACAACATTTGCATATTCTCTTTTACTTCTCGCCTTTTTCTTTGGAATTTGCATTTATGTAACTAGACGTCCTTTGGTAATGTAGTCTTCTGGATCAATCAAACGCCAACTCCGGGTTAGAATCTTCAGGAAATGACAATCCCAGCTGCACTAACTCGAGCAGTGCTGTGCCACCCACCAGTAATGACTTAACTGAGCCTGCAGCCGGTGCTGCAGATGTTGATTCTGTTGAGAATGGCACTGGAATAAATCCTGAAGAACCTGTTAAGGGAGCCTCGAGACAGAACGTT
The sequence above is drawn from the Panicum hallii strain FIL2 chromosome 7, PHallii_v3.1, whole genome shotgun sequence genome and encodes:
- the LOC112899529 gene encoding uncharacterized protein LOC112899529 is translated as MASLFGGRRRRSPEDDGEDDRSGNGKAQRRRLSPEEDAATPAEAGAAAAAATGSSPGWLSGFVSGARRVFSSVLLFSSPEETGSGQEEDEEGNGLNSDENEDIPDTHGAIVPYSESKLAIEQMVMKETFTRDECDKMIELIKSRVTDSTFPEAREYGLPEEIPSRNAGIGHDFTGAWRSFSRDRRFPKSVQFSSMGPGSFSPGSPLQASPELCTAAVTEAKRWLEEKRQGQGLKPEENGTCTLNTDMLSSVIDSDMGSPVDLAKSYMQSLPPWQSPLLGIQTFNTSRSKYSTLLAEVPAKEDYLSNFWEKLEESRRARIGSSGGSADAPKFWNYSSTSSRLFENDTSIFSSGADEKVGEPTKTNNGSEKVAATEPVSGCPIPVTPTEDRIDGIGEPVDLAKDKGNAPEEYHAASEIQPDKVAEGNNASSTRFTKDATDHSDVKAPIAEPNIDINSASAFPEPIAKDAGPPIRTRMNGSTKKTSVNGLLDQSNANSGLESSGNDNPSCTNSSSAVPPTSNDLTEPAAGAADVDSVENGTGINPEEPVKGASRQNVRRGGRKRVVRGPKGRGK